One Bacteroidota bacterium DNA segment encodes these proteins:
- a CDS encoding transposase: IIERTFSWFENQRRLSKDFEYLLETSEAMIHFAAIKILLNKF, encoded by the coding sequence ATTATTGAAAGAACTTTTTCTTGGTTTGAAAACCAACGAAGATTGAGTAAAGATTTTGAATATTTGCTTGAAACAAGTGAGGCAATGATTCATTTTGCAGCTATAAAAATATTATTGAATAAATTTTAA
- a CDS encoding FAD-binding protein, translating into MKQEINIAVSPEEAASEMATKTAAAKNIGIDPDKISFIKFLKRSIDARSRAIKVHLKLIVYTQAEIPETEHQLPKIHDVSHKPPVLIIGTGPAGLFAALRLIELGLKPVLLERGKDVRSRRRDLAVLNKEHIVNPESNYCFGEGGAGTYSDGKLYTRSTKRGDVQKILNIFVAYGASEDILIDAHPHIGTNKLPGIIVNIRESIINAGGEIHFNTKVTDLIIKDDRIKGVICNDKEFFANSVILATGHSSRDIFELLHKKNIAIEAKPFAMGVRIEHQQTLIDSILYHNPNRGPYLPPAAYSLVHQVNGRGVFSFCMCPGGIIAPCATAPGEIVTNGWSPSKRNNPYSNSGIVIAVDLIDLKKYSEHGVFAGLRYQQDLERMAFIAGGKTQTAPAQRMIDFSTNKLSKDLPAVSYQPGIISAPLHELLPEAISQRLQTAFKEFGKKLKGYYTNDAVIVGVESRTSSPVRIPRDVETLEHIQIKGLYPCGEGAGYAGGIVSAAIDGQKCAEAVLLQLSF; encoded by the coding sequence ATGAAGCAGGAAATCAATATCGCAGTAAGTCCGGAAGAAGCTGCCAGCGAAATGGCTACAAAAACGGCTGCCGCTAAAAATATTGGAATCGATCCTGATAAAATAAGTTTTATTAAATTTTTGAAACGATCGATTGATGCGCGTTCCAGGGCTATCAAAGTACATTTAAAACTTATTGTTTATACACAAGCGGAAATACCTGAAACAGAACATCAACTGCCGAAAATTCACGATGTATCGCACAAGCCACCGGTTCTCATCATCGGCACCGGCCCTGCAGGATTATTCGCAGCGCTGCGCCTGATCGAACTTGGATTAAAACCCGTACTGCTTGAACGCGGTAAAGATGTAAGAAGCCGCAGACGTGATCTGGCTGTACTTAATAAAGAACATATCGTAAACCCTGAATCGAACTATTGTTTTGGAGAAGGCGGGGCGGGAACGTACTCGGATGGAAAGTTATATACACGTTCGACCAAGCGGGGCGATGTTCAAAAAATACTCAACATATTTGTGGCATACGGTGCAAGTGAAGATATCCTGATCGATGCGCACCCGCATATCGGCACCAATAAACTTCCTGGCATTATTGTAAATATCCGTGAATCGATTATAAATGCAGGAGGAGAAATTCATTTCAATACAAAAGTAACTGACCTCATAATTAAAGACGATCGAATTAAAGGAGTAATCTGTAATGACAAGGAATTTTTTGCGAATTCGGTGATCTTAGCAACAGGTCACTCTTCAAGGGATATTTTTGAATTATTGCACAAAAAAAATATTGCCATTGAAGCAAAACCATTCGCAATGGGTGTACGCATTGAACATCAACAAACATTGATCGATTCGATCCTTTACCACAATCCAAACCGGGGTCCTTATTTACCACCAGCCGCTTACAGTTTAGTTCACCAGGTGAACGGGCGGGGCGTATTCTCCTTTTGCATGTGCCCGGGCGGTATCATTGCGCCGTGCGCAACAGCTCCGGGAGAAATTGTAACGAATGGATGGTCGCCTTCAAAACGGAATAACCCCTACTCCAACTCAGGCATTGTTATTGCAGTTGATCTTATTGATCTGAAAAAATATTCTGAGCACGGTGTGTTTGCGGGATTACGTTATCAACAGGACCTTGAACGCATGGCTTTTATTGCCGGAGGCAAAACACAAACAGCACCAGCACAGCGCATGATCGATTTCAGTACAAATAAATTATCGAAAGATCTTCCTGCCGTTTCTTACCAACCCGGAATTATATCCGCTCCGCTGCATGAGCTATTGCCTGAAGCCATCAGTCAACGCTTGCAGACCGCGTTCAAAGAATTCGGAAAAAAACTTAAGGGTTATTATACAAATGATGCCGTAATTGTTGGTGTTGAATCACGCACCTCCTCTCCTGTGCGCATACCACGTGATGTTGAAACGCTTGAACATATTCAAATCAAAGGATTATACCCCTGTGGTGAAGGAGCAGGTTATGCAGGCGGAATTGTGAGTGCGGCAATTGATGGGCAGAAATGCGCGGAGGCGGTTTTACTCCAACTCTCCTTCTGA
- a CDS encoding PorT family protein, with protein MQINKLNIKWSNLSHFEKVRSRKSETGSLLVPYFLLPISRIIKKFFFVICFLNCINCFGQHPKIQNLPKYEFEALHFGFTLGVNKTNFIITPRTLSDSILVVESSPQNGFNLGIVSELAVHRYLTVRFVPNISFAQRNLDFTIATQKGIGVFTKKVESTFLDFPIDIKLRSARMNNFSAYVLAGIKYTTDVASQKNVDNTSLEITQQVVKLDRNDIGYEMGAGVEFYLPYFKFAIEGKLSLGFKNLLVNDNTIFANAIDRLYSKMFLISFTFEG; from the coding sequence ATGCAGATCAATAAACTAAACATAAAATGGAGTAATTTGTCGCATTTCGAAAAAGTCCGAAGCCGGAAGTCCGAAACCGGAAGTCTTCTAGTTCCCTACTTCCTGCTCCCGATTAGCCGTATAATAAAAAAATTTTTCTTTGTCATTTGCTTTTTGAATTGCATTAACTGCTTCGGGCAACATCCGAAAATTCAAAACCTGCCCAAATACGAATTTGAAGCTTTACACTTCGGCTTTACACTTGGCGTTAACAAGACCAATTTCATTATCACCCCAAGAACTCTCTCCGATTCTATACTTGTGGTTGAATCATCACCTCAAAATGGTTTTAATCTCGGTATTGTATCCGAACTGGCTGTCCATCGTTATTTAACCGTTCGCTTTGTACCAAACATTTCATTTGCGCAACGCAATCTTGATTTTACGATCGCGACTCAAAAGGGCATCGGTGTATTCACAAAAAAAGTTGAATCAACCTTCCTGGATTTTCCCATTGACATAAAACTCCGTTCGGCCAGGATGAATAACTTTTCGGCGTATGTTTTGGCCGGGATAAAATATACAACAGATGTAGCTTCACAAAAAAATGTGGATAATACAAGTCTTGAAATTACACAGCAGGTTGTAAAGCTCGACAGAAACGATATTGGTTACGAAATGGGAGCCGGTGTGGAATTTTATCTGCCCTATTTTAAATTCGCTATTGAGGGCAAGCTTTCATTAGGTTTCAAAAATCTGCTGGTGAATGACAACACCATTTTTGCCAACGCGATCGACCGCTTGTATTCTAAAATGTTTCTCATATCCTTTACCTTTGAAGGGTAA
- the ubiE gene encoding bifunctional demethylmenaquinone methyltransferase/2-methoxy-6-polyprenyl-1,4-benzoquinol methylase UbiE codes for MVVTPYKNNSSKKEQVAAMFNNIASRYDFLNLLLSFGIHNLWRKKAIRLLRNENPKTILDIATGTADLAIEALKLNPEKVTGIDISEGMLKSGQEKINKRGLNKKIQLFLGDSENLLFETASFDAVTVAFGVRNFENLEKSLKNIFNVLKPGGTLVVLEFSKPTNFLVRHLYNFYFNRVTPFVGRLFSKDTSAYSYLPESVKAFPCDEDFINILKQNGFSSTARHSLAFNIANIYTGKK; via the coding sequence ATAGTAGTAACTCCATACAAAAATAATTCATCAAAAAAAGAACAGGTAGCCGCTATGTTCAACAACATAGCCTCCCGGTACGATTTTTTAAATTTACTTTTGTCATTTGGCATTCACAACCTGTGGCGAAAAAAAGCGATCCGCTTACTCCGAAACGAGAATCCCAAAACCATACTTGATATTGCCACCGGAACCGCCGATCTCGCGATCGAAGCACTTAAGCTAAACCCGGAAAAGGTAACGGGTATCGATATTTCGGAAGGAATGTTAAAATCAGGGCAGGAAAAGATCAACAAACGCGGACTTAATAAAAAAATACAACTCTTTTTGGGTGATTCCGAAAATCTGCTGTTCGAAACTGCAAGCTTTGACGCAGTTACCGTCGCTTTTGGCGTTCGCAATTTTGAAAACCTGGAAAAAAGTTTGAAAAATATATTTAACGTACTTAAACCGGGCGGAACACTGGTTGTGCTTGAATTTTCAAAGCCAACTAATTTTCTTGTGAGGCATCTCTACAACTTTTATTTCAACAGGGTTACACCCTTTGTAGGGCGCCTTTTTTCAAAAGATACATCGGCCTATTCATATTTGCCCGAATCTGTAAAGGCTTTCCCATGTGATGAAGATTTTATCAATATTCTGAAACAAAACGGCTTTTCAAGCACTGCAAGACATAGCCTGGCCTTTAATATTGCTAATATTTACACCGGAAAAAAATAA
- a CDS encoding D-glycero-beta-D-manno-heptose-7-phosphate kinase, translating into MKKKTKKGSSSDNKLSKQGLKNIFEAFTKLKILIIGDVMIDTYLFGAVSRISPEAPVPVVSIRKKESRLGGAANVALNVQAMGAIPILCSVIGADSEGDIFLDLLREQNLSQKGILKSRKRITTKKTRIIGNNHQMIRIDEEVDMDISKEETSQLLLRIFTLIKHDQIDAIIFEDYDKGLITQKLIQQVTKISRKKGIPTIVDPKKKNFMHYKGVDMFKPNLKELKDGLKIEFNHHKLKELNKITNEFRGDQKIDTLLITLSELGIYINTDEKQMIIPAHIRRIADVSGAGDTVVSIAALCLALNLSPIVTATLANLAGGLVCEYVGVVPINKKQLLQEALNTGIAK; encoded by the coding sequence ATGAAGAAAAAAACAAAGAAAGGCAGCAGCTCCGATAATAAATTATCCAAGCAAGGTCTTAAAAATATTTTCGAAGCATTTACAAAACTAAAAATTCTGATAATAGGTGATGTGATGATAGACACTTACCTGTTTGGCGCCGTAAGCCGCATATCGCCGGAGGCACCTGTTCCTGTAGTGTCTATAAGAAAAAAAGAAAGCCGCCTGGGTGGTGCGGCAAACGTGGCATTGAATGTCCAGGCAATGGGCGCTATACCTATTCTGTGTTCAGTGATCGGCGCAGACAGCGAAGGTGATATTTTTTTAGACTTGTTACGTGAACAAAATCTTTCACAAAAAGGAATTTTAAAAAGCCGGAAACGCATCACGACAAAAAAAACCCGCATCATTGGAAATAACCATCAAATGATCCGGATCGACGAAGAGGTTGACATGGATATCAGCAAAGAAGAAACCAGCCAATTGCTTCTTCGGATTTTTACACTGATCAAGCACGACCAGATCGATGCAATTATTTTTGAAGACTACGACAAAGGACTTATTACACAAAAACTAATACAACAAGTAACAAAAATCTCCAGAAAAAAAGGCATCCCGACGATCGTAGACCCTAAGAAGAAAAATTTCATGCATTACAAAGGTGTTGATATGTTCAAACCCAATTTAAAAGAACTGAAAGACGGATTAAAAATCGAGTTCAACCATCACAAACTTAAAGAACTTAATAAGATCACCAATGAGTTCAGGGGAGATCAAAAGATCGACACATTGCTTATCACACTTTCCGAACTGGGTATATATATAAACACTGATGAAAAACAGATGATTATCCCGGCACATATCCGCAGGATTGCTGATGTATCAGGTGCCGGCGACACCGTTGTCAGCATAGCGGCGCTATGTCTTGCACTTAATCTTTCACCAATCGTAACTGCAACGCTTGCTAATCTTGCCGGCGGACTGGTATGTGAATATGTAGGGGTTGTGCCGATCAATAAAAAACAATTACTGCAAGAAGCGCTCAATACAGGAATAGCAAAATAG